The following is a genomic window from Amaranthus tricolor cultivar Red isolate AtriRed21 chromosome 10, ASM2621246v1, whole genome shotgun sequence.
ATATTCATCGATAAATCGACAAACGAAAAATAAGAAACTAAAAAAAGTAGGTTTTACTTTTCAGTTGCCAGTTCTTATGATCATTAAGTTCTTAATAAATTtgactaatttttaattattatagttcAAATAACATATgactttgaaaataaaaatatagaaattggAAAACCATAGTATACTGAACAAAACTCGTtcatttctgtttttttttacgCTAAATCTAAAGTGTTGTTTTGACTCTTAATCTCTTTATTTGAACTATCACTAAATATAAAATTGCTATTATAAAAAAGACTTTCTTGGTTTCCGTTCTTTCTCATTTTCAAAGCAAACTTAAAAGCTAATTAATTTTCATTGTAAGTtcgtaaaaattataaaaatttatttattggaaaataaatactaaaataaatttaataacttttatgattatattttttcatatatatcaatataaatttataGTTAAAGTTTAACATTAATATCCAAAAACGTTATTTTGaaagaataaaatatacaaGAAAATCATTAACACAAATTAAATTAACAGTTAATCTCTTGAGAAAtcgtttctttgagagacgtactttaagtccaacccattaaagattaatgcttacttactgtattcttaatgtctacttatattattcttaatgcttacttaatACTTACCATATTATTAATGCATACTTTCAATatattaaatgtctacttacatcattcttaatatctacttacaatattttgaaaaatatataatgggccggtCAAATTGGAGagagtctctcaaagagaccgtctctcacaataatttgtgcgaaattaaataaagaaaatatatacatatatatatatatatatatatatatatatatatatatatatatatatatatatatatatatatatatatatatatatatatcatatacatatatatatatatatatacatatatatatatatatatatatatatatatatatatatatatatatacacatatatatatatatatatatatatatatatatatatatatatatatatacatatatatatatatatatatatatatatatatatatatatatatacatatatatatatatatacatatatatatatatatatatatatatatatatatatatatatagataatatatatatatatatatatagatatataatatatatatatatatatatatatatatatatatatatatatatatatatatatatataatatatatatatatatatatatatatatatatatatatatatatatatatatatatatatatacatatatatatatatatatatacatatatatatatatatacatatatatatatatatatatatatatatatatatatatatatatataaatatatatatatatatatatatatatatatatatatatatatatatatattccccacctttctttattaattttataatatgacaaaatattatactatctttaaaaaaaatttaatttttcttaattatcgTGAACATTCTTTAAtacaatatcaaataaaaacggatgaaataatatatttataaaaatttagagACTTTCaagatttatatttcttttaaatttataatgtatAAAATAGGTTCATAATCCGAGAAGGCCAAGTCAAATATAACTTACTGTTCAGTGTTCACCTTTTAGCTGTTTACCCACACTACTTACACTCCactcaaataatatatactttttagtAAGGGTGGATTAAAGATACGGTTGAATAGTAGCTGTAATTAAAATATGTTATGATGCACATTATTTTTGTGCTTAGTAAGGCCAAGTCATATACTTTACTTGGTCatatacttttaatttttgagGGATAGTCATACACTTATATTAAACTTAATTCAATTCAAGTCTACATTATTCTCAAATTACCTTTGTTTTTTTAGGTACCATTTGAAAGATGCAGTTCTTGATGGAGGCATTGCATTTGAGAAAGCCCACAACATGCTTCTATATGAATTCCTTGGAAGAGATCATAGgtttaacaaaatttttgacAATGGAATGTTGAACCACTCTAAgattataatgaaaaaaattatcgaAAATTATAAAGGGTTTGTAGGTTTCTCGACCTTGGTTCATGTTGGTGGTGGCACTGGTGCTTCTCTTAACACGATTCTCTCAAAATACCCTAAAATTAAGGGTATCAATTTTGATTTGCCTCATATCATTGAAGATGCACCAACTTACAATGGTAAGTTCTCAAAGCACTAAAGTGTAGATTAGAATCGATTTTATTTCAGTTGGAGCATGTACTTATTTTTTCAAGAGTATATATGCATAGGATGTTTATGATTAAATGGACCACTACTACAAAGCATCACTTTGTGAAGGTCttgatgaatattttttatcattgaGATGTGAAAAATGTGACATTATTTAAAGGAACAAGAAGtgatcttttcttaattttatctATTCAATTTAAAAGCCTTTACATAACTATTTTTGTAGTTTATAAGAATTAGCAATTTTAACAATTCATCTAATACATTTTGAGTTTAGCCTTCAATATATAGTCTAGCACATATTCACATCTTTTGTGTTTAATTTGTCTTCAAGTAGTGATTTATTCTAAAATTTTGATCAATTCACATTTTTATAACCTTTTAATACTCTATAATAAGAACTATcaatcataaaattcaatttttaatatatatttgtgtttaAGCTTTAGTAATGGAGATAATAATGGCGTAGATAAGTTTATTAAATTACGtagattaataatttttgtgtaTTTATGCATAATCTTTAGCAATGGAGCACATTGGAGGAGATATGTTTGTAAGCATACCAAAAGGAGATGCTATTTTCATGAAGGTAAGTTTTCAATTTCACACATTATAAGATTCTTGCCAAGTCATTGTCTCATGGAGGTTATAGAAGTTATATTAACTCAATTCTTTATACTCTCTTTACCATCAttgatttaaatattaaatctcTTATGATGTCCATAtaccttttatatatatatatatatatatatatatatatatatatatatatatatatatatatatatatatatatatatatatatatatatatatatatatatatatatatatatatatatatatatatatatatatacacacgcacgcacgcgcgcacacacacatatatatatatatatatatatatatatatatatatatatatatatatatatatatatatatatatatatatatatatatgatttctTGTTAGCTATTATGAATAAAAAAGCAtcacaaaattcaaaatattagtAAACATGGACCTAATCCCACATAATGCTATAATTATAAGTAgttgataaatttattagtgAAATTTGTTAAGACCATCCCCAAATTGCCATAATGCCATATCTCATGATCAAGagttatttttgtgagagaccgtaATGCTATAATTATAAGTAGTTGATAAATTTCTTAGTGAAAATTGTTAAGACCATCCCCAAATTGCCATAATGCCATCTCATGATCAAGagttatttttgtgagagaccgtctttcagTGAGATGACCTAAACAAAAAGCCCATATtcacttaaattattattaaataggctatttaacccaaatataTAACGTGTATTTCAGTAAGATTATCCCACACAATAATTTGTGCATGATTAAAATCCAAGAAAAATATGTTGATCTTGAGTGCCGATAGTGGGCAATATATGATAATTGATTAGTGATGATCCCATGGGTGATGGGTAAATGAATGAAAAAACATTCTATGGGTAGAGAAGTGCCTCAAACCACGAGTACAAATGGACCTTTTGAAATTTCCAAACTCCATTTCAATttagtaaatttaaaaaaaataaattatactaaaaaagatatttttgtttGCATATATTCatcacaaagaaaaaaaataattttaagtgAAATAGAGATGATGATTAGAAAAATTACGAAATGGGATTTTGACAGTTGTTTCAACCACCATTAAAGATGGTGATCTAATGTGAATAAAGTTCATTAGTTATCTCGTCGGATGGCATACATGTAACATTTAGTTAGACTCATTTTGTaacattttctttaaaaatcttTTCTACATACACATAAATGTAGCATAACGAGTAGAACAGAGTAATATTATGctctattattagaaaatcCTAAGATAATGGCATTTGACGAGCTTATCTCTGCAGTGGATTTGCCATGAATGGAGTGACGAACAATGCATAAACTTGTTGAAGAATTGCTATACTTCCTTGCCAGACCACGGTAAAGTGATTTTGTGCGAATACATATTCCCAGCTATACCAGAAACTAGCCACGCTGTGAGGGCGGCCTACCAAATCGACGCCCTCATGTTGGTTAGTTGCGGTGCTGGGAAAGTCGTAAGAACTGAGAAAGAATTCGAGCACTTGGCAAAAGCAGCCGGGTTTGATGGCTTTCGGGTAGCTTGTTCAGCTTATGGTACCAAGATCATTGAACTACTGAAAAACAAGAACAAGATGGGCTTAATCACAAACCAAGAAGAACAAgatgatgtatgctcatttgcTATGGAAATCACCAGTGGGTCTGTCCCACCCATGGTTCTGAAAGCAGTAGTTGAGCTTAATGTGCTTGAAATTATCAAAAAGGCTGGACCGAATGCTCATCTATCCCCTGCTGAGATCGCGGCACAATTGCCTACTAAGAATCCTGATGCTGCAACCATGTTGGATCGGATGCTTAGACTTCTAGCTAGCTATTCTATCCTGTCTTACTCGCTTCAGACACGACCTGATGGGCAGGTTGAAAGGCTCTATGGACTCACTCCTGTTTGCCAATTCTTGACTAAGAATGAAGATGGTGTTAGTATGAGTGCTTTCTTTCTAACTATCCATGATCAAGTTCTTATGCAGAGCTGGTAATTTCACTCTATGCTTTCTTTTCTTCAAATATGCTCGTATATATATTGCTATTAGACTGTGACAATTCGTCATATAATCACTTTGTGTGCCTACTCATGTGAACACCCACAGGAACCTGGGCTCTGGCCCACAAAACCACAACTAATGAGCATTAGTTGGCTTGCATACACACTTCATAAGATTCACTCTTTTCGAATACCTTATGATACTAATGGGGACTTATTATAAATGCCAACAAATAATCAGGAAAACTCGAGGTGCATACCCTTTATAAGTCAAGGAGATACGATCCCAAACCCATATGGCAATTAGAGGATGGGATCAAATGACTTATAAAATGTGCACTTTTTAATTTATCGAAGTaagataaattatatataagtcCACAATCTATTATTTTAGTGATGTGGAATCTTCTCACATGTTAACTATCTCCAACAATTGCTACATCAATTAGCATATTATTTAAGCATAATAATAAACTCATTCTTATATTTACGTTATTCTTGAAGGTACTACCTTAAGGATGCAGTTCTCAATGGTGGTGTTCCTTTTAACAAAGCTCATGGGAATGTTGTATATGAACAAATTGGAACAGATGTTAGATTCAACAAAGTTTTCAATAAGGGAATGTCAGATCATTCTGCCATTATAATAAAACGAATGCTTGAAATTTACAAAGGGTTTGAGGGTGTATCAACCTTGATTGATGTTGGAGGTGGTACTGGTGCTACCCTTCACACAATTGTTTCTAAATACCCAACAattaagggaattaattttgagtTGCCTCACGTCATTGAAGATGCACCCGCATATGAAGGTATACTATTTTCCTTTCTATACAGAGTTTTGTTTAAAGATTTACGCAAATTatgtgagagacagtctctccaAAAGAagcattaaatatatatatatgggttaaataatccaattaatacaaattaaagagagcATAATAATgtaggcttcttgttttgaggttatctctttgagagacggtgTCTAAAAAGAATAGCTTAAAGATTTATGATTTGTAGATTTTGAATTAACTGGATTATATTAAAAACATGCATTATCATATGCGGTTTTAATTTATGTGAGTTGCGAATGACAATCAAGTGTAAGGCGGATAAGATTATGCATATTTGATAAATTATGTAGGAGTTATTGTTAGTGTCAGCATATAATCCGGAAAATACGGGTGCACGTATTTTATGAGACAATGAGATAAGTTCCAAACCCTTATGACAATGGGAGTAAAAGCTCCAATGACATATAAAATGTAAACagcatttttaatttatcaatgtGGGGTAAATCATCCCAATAGTATTTCACCCCAAATTCCACTTAAGTGGGTGTTTATTTATAACATTaagataataaattaaattttgtttatattatgtttttattgctcactaactaaaatttaattatcttTCCTTGATGTTTGCGCGATGTTTAGGAGTGGAGCATGTAAGTGGAAATATGTTTGTAAGCGTACCAAAAGCGGATGCTATGTTTACCAAGGTGAGTTTTCAAATTCGTTatatgtaatattttaaaaatattattcaacataattcaatcttttaaaatattttttattaaaatatagtaCAAGTAGCTAATTCTAAGATGACATTGAGATACTTGTATTTGTAGTGGGTATGCCATAGTTGGACAGATGAAGAATGCTCGAAGTTCTTGAAGAATTGTTACGATTCTTTGCCAGAAAATGGCAAAATGATTGTGTGCGAGTACATACGCCCAGTTACACCGGAAACCAACCATTCAGCAAAGACCGTCTTTCAGTGTGACTGCATCATGTTGGCTTCATTCCCTGGTGGAATTGTAAGGACTGAGCTAGAATTCAAGATTTTGGCCAAAAAGGCTGGATTTCAAGGGTTTAAGGTGGCATGTTCTGCTTATGATATTAAGGTCATGGAATTTATCAAAAACAATGCTTAATTTGGTGTGGCATCTCAATCTACTCAGATGATTTTCTCGATGTCACTGAATAAAGAATATGTTTTAAATATATTCAACAAAATATGCATGCGTGTTGTACTAGAATGAATATGTTAATTTACCCTTCTAAAATATATTTGTGTACCAACTCATAAAGGAAACTACATTATTCCTCTCTTAATAAATTTGTAACTTTGTTATTTTACAGCTTTTGTAATCCTTATTGCTCATTTGTTggacaataaaaaaaacaagtaaattgaaaaagatATGCAACATAAAGGAAAGCTTCGAGTTTTTTTAGATGAAACTAATATGAAAAATGTGGGGTCCTAATTCATGAATAAATATGTAATTAGTTACACTACTGTGAAACGGTTTTAGCCGTGCAACTTATCTATAcccaataatttttaaaaatattctgacatactaattttaagacttaaaaggacAATGCCAAgacttaaaaattcaattttaagacttcaaatgtcaatttcaagattattattatcaattttaatgTTTGAGACATcctattttaaagttgaaataaAACTTTAATGTCCTGCAATTGGTGATTTAAGTCCTagaattgatttttttagtaTTGAAATTGATCTTTTATGTCTTAAAACTGTTAAATTTCATGACTTAAAATATCAGTTTCAAATCGTTGAAATTGATCTTTTAAGTCTTTACACTGGTCTTTTGACTCTTAAAATTggcattttaatttgtaaaattggtaataaaatatatatacaattggGTCAGCCCAATAAGACAGGTCTCACCCAAGTTTTTGTCATATGTAATCAAAGAGCACATATTAGAGATAGTTTTTCAAACCCAACTCACTAAcattttagaattaaaaaaaattaaaaacaattcacaaattgttgtgagagacaaACTCTCTGAGAAAAGCATTAGATATATGGACTAAATagtctaattaatacaaattaaagagaaaataagaatatagGTTTCTTATTTTGacaaagagacgatctctcacaagATTGATTAAGGGAAAACAAATACGCTTAACTTAATTCAA
Proteins encoded in this region:
- the LOC130825454 gene encoding uncharacterized protein LOC130825454; protein product: MATHMKEHEACSFAMAMANWYAQPMVLRALYELDVLEIIKRAGPGVHLSPAQIATQLPTKNPSAASMLDRMLRIQASYSILSYSIETRPDGGVQTLYGLTPVCEFLTKDENGVGLSNLGLVNTDKIIMDSWYHLKDAVLDGGIAFEKAHNMLLYEFLGRDHRFNKIFDNGMLNHSKIIMKKIIENYKGFVGFSTLVHVGGGTGASLNTILSKYPKIKGINFDLPHIIEDAPTYNAMEHIGGDMFVSIPKGDAIFMKWICHEWSDEQCINLLKNCYTSLPDHGKVILCEYIFPAIPETSHAVRAAYQIDALMLVSCGAGKVVRTEKEFEHLAKAAGFDGFRVACSAYGTKIIELLKNKNKMGLITNQEEQDDVCSFAMEITSGSVPPMVLKAVVELNVLEIIKKAGPNAHLSPAEIAAQLPTKNPDAATMLDRMLRLLASYSILSYSLQTRPDGQVERLYGLTPVCQFLTKNEDGVSMSAFFLTIHDQVLMQSWYYLKDAVLNGGVPFNKAHGNVVYEQIGTDVRFNKVFNKGMSDHSAIIIKRMLEIYKGFEGVSTLIDVGGGTGATLHTIVSKYPTIKGINFELPHVIEDAPAYEGVEHVSGNMFVSVPKADAMFTKWVCHSWTDEECSKFLKNCYDSLPENGKMIVCEYIRPVTPETNHSAKTVFQCDCIMLASFPGGIVRTELEFKILAKKAGFQGFKVACSAYDIKVMEFIKNNA